The genomic window AAAGTTCGTTTTTATTTGACCTGAACATATTTCTAGGTTTTCAGTCTTCATGTGCTTCggtatttccaaaaaaaaataacgaaaGTTACACCTCTTCCGGCTCGATTTATCCCTATACTTAAGGAGTCGAATGATGTTTATGAGGCTAAAGTCCTCTTAGAATAGGACCTGACGCTCAGTGTGGACTTGTTGGAACCGTGGCTGTCTTGCCTTCCAGACAATTTTAACGAACTCCCATTTCTAAATTTGCAGAAAAAGCTATGAAACTGGTCATCCTCAATGACTACGACCAAACCAGCGACTGGGCAGCAAAGTATATCAGGAATAGAATTATTCTATTTAAGCCAGGTCCGGATAAATTCTTCACTCTGGGTTTGCCTACAGGTAAAATTTTAAGTGTTTACCCCTTGCATCTCTGTTTAATGTTAGCTGAAACTACAAATTCGAGGCGTAGTAACTTAATGTTTCCTCCGATCAGCGAAAATTTGAAGCGTTCTGGTTATTCGTATTTTTTTCTGGGTCACGAGATTATTTGCATTCACTACAGGAAGTACTCCTCTTGGATGCTACAAGAAGCTGATTGAATTTTACAAAAAAGGAGAGATCTCATTCCAATATGTTAAAACTTTCAACATGGATGAGTACGTAGGTATGACAAGTTATTCTCGGCAAAAGAGCAATAAACATACAACTGGCGTCCATCACATATTTCTGAACGTTAATGTCTAAACTCTGAACTTCTTAGGGCTCCCCAGAGATCATCCTGAAAGTTACCATTCTTTCATGTGGAATAACTTCTTCAAACATATTGACATCCGGCCAGAGAATACTCACATACTAGACGGGAATGCACCTGATCTGCAGGCAGAGTGTCAGGCTTTTGAGGATAAGATCAAAGCAGCTGGCGGAATTGAGCTCTTTGTTGGAGGTGAGATTGCCTGGTGAACTCTGACCTTTCCCAAAGAACAATGTTCACCAAGGAATCACTGAATAATTGTGTTTTGGTTAGTTATCTTTGCAGAGCTCTGCCTAATCTAATACTGACGGAAACCCTACAATAAAATGTCACCCCTGTGGCAGGTATTGGACCAGATGGCCACATTGCTTTTAACGAGCCAGGTTCCAGCCTTGTGTCCCGGACAAGGGTAAAAACTTTGGCTATGGATACCATCCTTGCCAATGCTCGTTTCTTTGATGGAGATCTTTCAAAAGTCCCAACAATGGCACTGACAGTGGGTGTAGGCACAGTAATGGATGCCCGCGAGGTACGCCAGCTTGACTGTCTCAGTGTGATTTATGCAATTGCATCCCTGAATCACTTTTGCTTTGACATGTTCTATTTTACATGAACCATAAATACAACCATTGTCTGTTAGAAACAGTGTGTATAATATGTAATGTTTCAAATTGTGTAATATGATAGGTCATGATTCTCATCACGGGAGCACACAAAGCCTTTGCCCTCTATAAAGCCATAGAGGAGGGTGTGAATCACATGTGGACAGTGTCTGCTTTTCAGCAGCATCCTCAGACTATATTTGTATGTGATGAAGATGCCACTCTTGAACTGCGagtcaaaacagtgaaatactTTAAAGGTAAGGAAATTGTGTACCATTCTGCTTTAGAATGCTtttgaacaaaagaaataagTACAATGAGAGAAACTTTTATGTTGTCtgacattattttatttcaggaATGATGCACGTGCACAACAAGTTGGTGAAGGACTTCTAGTTTACACGAATGCCAAGTGCATCgtttatatgaatgaatgatacatGAAGAATATGTCACTGATTGATTTTCTAACTAATTACAGCATGGTGATTTGGAATTTGaagttttctttaatgtttttttttccttatttttcacacaaaccTCCAGCCCTCCCATGGGACAATCTTGGAGGTATCCCACTTATATCATATATTCTGATTCTGATGATATAATATAAGGTGAAGGGCAGTAAGCCTGAAAGGCAGCATACAACTTTAACacgcttaaaaaaaatcacatgttttaaaagtgtttaCAGTATGTAGAGCCACATATGTTTATGCAGAGCCATGCAGAGCCACATATGTTTTATTCATGGGATGATAAAGTACAGTCATTTCATGTTTTccttgaattttgttttttaactttcgatttttaataaaaaaaatcatttactattttgcttttttttaacttattttttgttttcagtgaaagcACTTCATGCATTACAGTTTTGCATTGTGACAGTGGGTAggtaaaatgaagaaattaattaaataatgaaagcaatcatttaaaaaaggatAAATGATAAAGTAAAGAtagtaaaattaaaatacacTAGCACTGATCTGCACAACCATGGTATATGAATATGTAACCCTATTGTGAATATGTGATCATATATTGCACATCACCATAATGATGGGAACAAGCAGAgaataaaagttaaaagaatCAGAGAACAAATTATTAATGGTGAGAATATAAGATTGTcatagagtgtgtatgtgtatatgcaagtgtgcctgtgtctgctttttcttgggggggggggggggggtttgaaagTTAGGGGTAGGAGAAATAAGCCAGGGGTACACAGGAAAATTTTAGGCAGTCACCTATGCAGGTCATCAGGTAGTGTGGGAAGGGAAGAAGGGAGGGGATGGTCGAGTCAATTTTAAACTCCAAGAAGGTAAAGAAATAGATCACACAGTTGGGGTTGTCACTGCATTAAAAAGCTCATTATACAACTGCACCTCTTActaaatttgttcttttgtagCCTCAGAGAGTGTATGAGCTGTTTCATTTCAATGATGTTCCAAATCTCTCAAATCCACAATTTGTGTGTGGGCAGGAATTTAGCCAATTAATTGTAAAACACTTCATGACTACCATTAGTAAAATCTACAGTAAAAAACTGATAGCTCTTCCCTCTAGGCCTTCGGTATTTCCTCTATGACAACCCTTGGGCCTTGTGGAATGTCAGCACGAAATATCTCTCCAAGAGCTTGGTATACCTTTTCCTAGAAGGGTTTTTGGCTTGGGGAATAACAAGAACATAATCGTTGCAATTGCCCATTCGTGCTCTGCAGTTCCTTCAACATTTGCTGGTGTCATTTGGGCCCATATTCACcatgtctgtggtgtgtgaaaaTATCTGGTAATAATCTTCCATTTTCATTTCCCTCCATCTGTTTGAGATAATCACCAAGCGCACTTCAGAGCACACTACTTCCATGTCTCTTTAATTTGTAATGAGGTATCTGGCCTCAAAGACAAACAGCCCTGATAAAAATTAGAAGGAATGTTGATGTATATAAGCTATCTGTACACCAACGTTTCccatttgtaatttttttttttttttggcgaaaTATGTCTTCTTTCCATGGGTTTAATGACTTTGTCTCggtctttgtgttttgtcaggaGCTGCCTCAATtgcaaatatataaaaagaataGAAATTATTTCTTAGTTGTTCAAATGACTTCAAACTGCCATTAATGGTGAGTTAGTGTACATATGTGAGCCCTTAGTCAGactattttttcattcttctatTTAAATGGAAAGGCATGAAATCCCCAGAATGAGCCTACACCGGTCGAGTGAGAAATTGATCTAGACAAGCTAAATAATGactgtatttttctctgattTCTAACTGCCAAGATACAAAATCAAATGTCTTGTGCATATCTAGTGATAGAATCATCActtcttccttctttccttATCAGTGGGTTATTATTTTCAGCAGACTGCAGATACTGTCACCATGGTAAGTCTCATCAATAAATCTGGTTTGATTTGGATTTGTGACATGACTAACAACCTTGCTTACCCACCTGGCCTCAATGGTTGCTAGGGTACAAAGGTCCCCATTCAGTGGGCCTGTATGACTGATGTTCAGTGGGGTCTTTGCCCTATTTGTTTATAACTCTTGTTTCGCTCTAGGAGCGCGCCATGATTTCCGATTTCACTTTTAGATTTCGCTTGTGGTTCACTTCTAGTCGTAGGGGCTTATTTTGTCTTTGAAGGTTGTATAAATTGATTAATGTAGCCATCAGGACctgggattttgtttttttcagagttgagatAATCTCCTGGATCTCTCACTGCTCAGTGGGTTCATTCGAGTCTTTTGTCATTGAATCTGTTAGCTCAGTAAGTTTTATGTACTTCAGGAAGTGTGCTAATGCTTCATCATCAGTTTAAGTATCTGTGTGATTGCTGCTTCCTAAAATGAAATGCCAGCAGTCTGCCATGTTCATAATGTTCATAATATCTTTGCGTTGCACATCTCAAACTACCCTCAGTTTTATTAGAGATTAGGTTATTTAGTTCCCTTCATGCCTCTTTTAGAGGGGTCATTGGGTTGGTGAATGGGGGTTATTTATGCTGTTCTAATTTTTTAATGTCTTCTCTATTTTCCGCTGTCTGGTTTCCTTTCTCGTTTTTGCCACTTGTCAATGCAGTTATGTAATCTCTAAGGCTTTGGTACAATCCTGTGAGATAAGGTGTGACATTTCTGGAGTGGTGTCTGTGTCTAGTTAGAACTTTACCTCTGTTATTACAAGGGTAATGAATTCCTTATCACTGTGAAGAGGAGTGTTTAGCGTCCACTGCCTGGATGTTGGCCGATGTCCTAGGTTCAGATACAGTACTAGCGGATGTGGTCGAAAATGTGATTGGAAGTACTTTCATGTCAGTTATTCTGTGGGGGTTTGGATTTGTGGGTGGGAAAATAATTCATTCAGGAGTAAAATAAGATGATAAGTGCAGTCCCAGCGATGTGGGAACTTGTCTCCTGACTCTCATGACTGGCAAGCTGAGCTCATTCTTGGGGTCAGCTATTGGGACAGGCTGCCTGTTTACAGAAATAACACAATTGTGTAAAAATCTCCTCCCATCAAGAGGGTGTTCTATGTTGTAACGAAACATTGAAGGTTTTTATTAAACATGGATCATCTTCATTTGGGGTATATACATGGTGTCTGTCCCTTCAGTTTCTTTATGGGTTGCTACAGCTGCAAAATTCACTAATCCGTACACTAAAATAAacattgttcttttcttctctgactTGTATGATTAGAAAACTTTGTACAGGATTTGTTTCCACTTCTGTATTTGGGAGGTGAGTTTCCTGCAAAACTGTTATTTGACAGCCAGTTTGTCTCAATTGATTTGGGGCTTTCTTTCTTCTGACAGAGCTGCGGAATCCTCTGACATTATAGTTTATGATCTAAAATGACCTTATGGATTAAGGAACATGCTTGAGGTGAATAGGTGTTGAACAAGACAAGTGGGGGAGGTGGAGCATGTGTCATTTATTCACAGATATTTCACGTTTGACAGAGGTGtcagtttgtctttgtggtttctgaaaaaaagaggatcCCAGTTTTCCTTTAACAAGAACCTTGTCATATCTCTCCAGATTGAAATAAGCCTCTTTCATTTCAGACAGAATTGCATTTTATAACTAAAGGTGAGACAGAATATGGTAACTGTAGTCGTAATTAAATGATTAAGGGACTGAAAGGCTGAGTGTTAATAACGTTGTATATTTTTTCCGGTATTGTATTTTGTCGTTACGCAGCGTTATTCAAGATGACATTTTACTTGCCTTTACTTCCTATAAAACACACCAAGAAGACGCTGAACTGGTCCGTATTGCGCATGCGCCGatgccatttttttgttttggtttgtcaGTTAGCAAGCTAGTCCACAATATCCCGAGGCCCTGTCTAAACATCTCAATTTAGCTCAAAAACAAGCTGTACTTGACAGCTTGTACTTAATTATATCGAAGTGTATCAAGTAATTTGCGCGTGGACTTTGTATTCTCATTTATAATAGATTTTAGTCACGTAAATTTCGACTACAGATCAAAAAGGGGCAAGGCCAACTGAAGAATGGCTGAGCAAAGGAATGGCTATCATCAGGTAACCGAAGTGTTTAGCGACCTGGTCTCTGACTTATAAAACGCATAAAATTAGACAGATAATGCTGTTGCCGATTTGGCATTCAAGCTAAACAGTTCGTTAGTTCCTTTACATGTCTGTCATGATCAAGTCCGTAATTACGAGACAGGATGGGCTAGCAATAGAAATCATCAGACAGCGAGAAACGGCTGTTGAAGTCGGCTAATATGTCCTTTCTTCGCCTTCCTTGTCACGTTGCAGTGCTTGTTAATTGTAAGATAAAGTTGGCTATCGACATATGCACCAATAGGAGCTAAATAAGCTAGCTGTTTAGTGAGCTAAGAAACGTATAGCCCAAATCCTAAAATTGAAAATAACATGGCGCTCTTAATCGGTGTCTATGTTGCGCTGATTTTGTAACAATACAAGAGTTCAGAATTTAGAATTCTGAAAATTTGAACGTCACATTTTAGCTGTTTTGTTCCCCTTTTCAGCTGACCAATGAGGAGGAGACAGGTGAGGTACCTCAAGAGGCCACCGATGCCCCACCGCCATACCACAGCATTGCTTCTGATAATGCAGGTGAGAAACATTCACATATAACACCACACAGTATAAGCAGTGGTAAACCTATGAACTGGTTTTGCCTTTTGACCAGTAGACACATCTCAGTATCTCATCCACTTACCGACAACAAGTTAAATGTGTGACTTATCATGGCTCCTCATAGAAagaatggttttaaaaaaattgtctctctcctttgtaGCATATCCTAACTACAAAGATGATGGGGTGTTTCCCAGTCCGCCCTCATACAACGTAGCTACATCATTGCCCTCATACGATGAAGCTGAGAGGACCAAAGTGGAGTCCACAGTTCCTCTCGTCACTGCTGGGGTGGGTTGACCAGTCcttgtttttacatttatttagaaaCAATCCTGGAAAATCTCAGTTACTCAACACTTGTACTTTGTCATTGTACCAGAGAGAGATACCTTGGCAAAGTTCACTCATTTTTGCATGAATTCCTTCACAGGAGGATGATTTTGTGGCCCGGGATGACTTTGACGATGCTGACCAGCTGCGAGTTGGAAATGATGGTGTTTTCATGCTAACCTTTTTCAGTAAGTGAAAGATAACTGCATTTATCATGATTCAGCATGTGTTTGCAAGTCGCTCCTGTCTTTTTAACTGACGTATGGGTggttttttcttcctcctgctGAAACTTCATGTGACTCGCATGAAAAACGTGACAGTCCTCACTTGTTATGCTGTTTTGAGACGAGTGTTAAATGTTCTGATTATGTACTTTTTTTATCCTTAGTGGCATTCCTGTTCAATTGGATTGgcttcttcctgtctttctgctTGACCACCTCAGCCGCAGGGCGCTATGGTGCTATCTCGGGGTTTGGCCTGTCTCTCGTCAAGTGGATCCTTATTGTCAGGGTAAACATCTCTCCCGCAATAGTGGGAAGTGACTGATACAGTGAATATCAGTCACCAGATCAAATTGTCTGGGTGTTTACAGAATGTAGAAGCAAAAtaagtgtttaaatgtgtaatcAGAGAAGAATGCTATCTTTTTGACAGTTTTCCACATATTTTCCTGGATACTTTGATGGGCAGTACTGGCTGTGGTGGGTTTTCCTTGTTTTGGGTGAGTATGACAGAATTTCCCCAGATGATGTCATTTATAAATGCTTGTGTAGGTCCTCAAGATATACATGTTTACTAGCCCCCAGGTCTTACCTTAAGCTGTGGGCCATTTGAAAGCATACTTAAGTAGAGATTTGAATCCTTTAaaaatgtgttagtgtgatgtacccttgattttgtttgttcttgttatACCACGTCGCATTGATTTTCGTTCAACAGGATTCCTGCTGTTCTTTCGAGGATTCATCAATTACTCCAAGGTGCGCAAAATGGCAGACGCATCTTTTTCCACTCTTCCTCGAACCAGAGTCCTCTTCATCTACTGAAGGTAAATCTGTACCACACATTTTTTATGTGCCTTTTATTTGGATGggtatgtttgagagaaagagagggagaagacacAACATATTTCTGACTGTATCCTCACAGTGCAATTCCTTACATCTGCATCATATCAGCATTTGCCTCCGTCTGTGTTTGGAGGATTTATGTAAATTACTTTCTgaaatttttatgttttttttttttttgtgtttagatTATGGTGAGcttaataaaaaagaataaatcaaCACAATTGCAAAATCCAGAACAAGCCTCATCAGAAATCTTCAAATGTGCAGGATCCACACCTCAGAAGGTTATGGTTGCTTTAAAGCCTGTATACCATTCATCAGTGAATGGCTTCTTCTTTTAGATGCACTTATAGTAGCAAATGCTGATAGTCCTGCTATTGTATATTCAGTAGGTGCACTACCCAGAGCCATTTACATTCAACTCTGATTTATCTGTTATGCCTTATGTCTTACAGCTTACAGTCAGCATGCATTATACTATTTCAAGTTCCTGTAACCTTCATTTCATTAAGATATCACATTAAACAGTGAGTAATGTGTAAATTATGGGGGGTGTTGGCTTTCTCTTACataattttggaaaaaaaaaaaaaaaggacgaatAATGATATAACTTTGTGAGTAAATTTGTTAACCAAAGTAACACAGCATTAGATATATGAAGTTGTATTATGATAGAATGTTACAAAAATGTgcactttttaaatgttgtcaAGCAGTGCTACAGACATGGCCTTGTAAGTTTGACTCACTGTACTCACTGTAGCAAAACAAAGGGATATGCAAAATCTGTATCTCTGAATGCAGTTTGGCTTCAAATCTTTTTGTAATACACTATGACAAGTGGACCAAAACTGTTGATCAGATGTCTTTCAAATAAAAGAAGTTAGCAAAATTCACAGTCATACCTCTGTACAAGCAATAGCTTGTTCCTCCAGTACTCCACAATATAGAAACCGACAGGATAATTATGCCAAACGTAGGACCAGATAAAACATTCATTGTTTTATATTAATGATTTTACTAAAAGGGATATCCATTAAGTTGTGATGCATTATCgattttgttgttattgaatGTTTTACAAAATTGTAAAGTTGCTTTGAATAAATGTCTCTTCTAAAGCAAGCACACTGGTTATCACTGTTGTCCCAGATAAACATTGAATGTAAGTTGTCAGTCTGAAACCACAAAATGCCATTTATATCGGCTCTTTTGTCTAGTCGTCTGACATTTTGTGAGTAATATGATTTCAGTTAACCTCAGTTATCGAAGTTCTACGTTTGCCAGAACGATAGCACGAGTTTGATGAGTATTATTGGTTGCGCCAAGATCGAATCGCGTAGATACCACTGGCTGCGTCGAGCGTCGCAAAGAGCAATTGTTCGCGGAGGGTCGGCAGTACAGAGTAACGTTTGCGTCTTCGTGCTTTAGCGACTCCTGCTGTTGTTGGTGATGGTTGTATGTTTGCGAGTGACATTTTCCGTCTGCTGATACATCTCATGCTCACGTAAATTTGcggacattaaaaaaatgtctaattATGCGTCTGTATGCACAGATGTGCACACTTTTACTGCTTGTAAAAATATTCCATAACAGCCTTGAAATCGATTATTTTCCCTGCAATGAGTATATGGCCGACAGTCTGAAGAGATGTTTTATCCATGCCAGTGAGCAAACGACGCATCGTCAGCAATTTCACATTGTGTCATTCCTAGCTCGATGGCATAGCCACCAAGTTATGAATGACACAATGTGAAATTGTTTTCTTATCAGTTGGGTCTGATTTATCACGAGTTATACTCACGAGTTGTTGGTGATTGCGATATACATGCGTTATGGTGAATACAGCCAAATTAAGTTCAAACGCGTTCTTTAATAATTTACGAAACCAAAATGACCTTGTCATGTTGGCTGTGATGTACTGTAAAtgttagttttcatttttcagtttaataaattGCACCGTTCTACATGCTTACAATGAAGCAATTCAACTTgccagaatgaaaaaaaaaaacacaaaaacctgtGGTCCAGGACTTTAATTTTCTTGCTTAATACAGATTACATTTTGCTTGAATGGATGTAAAAttggttttaaagacacaaaaataaattttaaaagtaaaaaaagcaAGATTAGTAAAATGCTAATATTTCCCATGTTCAGCTAAAAACTTTTAATTCAGGTTTAacgtaaataaaaatataaataaactaTTTAATCGTGTTGTTAGATAAATAGTATTTTAAGTCAAGTATTTGTAGATACAGAGAGTCTGCAACTGTAGAGAATACAGACTTACATCTTTGGAAATCTTTCAGACTGCATTAGTTTCTCAGTGAGCGGTAGTGACACTTTATTCTTTCACACTTTCCACCTGTCGAGGGAGGAAGAAGATGGCCTTCTGGCCGACGTGGGTTCTTGGGCCATGTTTGGGTCTTCCATTCTTTTTTATTCCAACATACCAGTTTTCATTATACTTCTGTGACTGATACGTGTTATAATGGTTCTCTTCAATCTTCTCCAAGAAGTAACACTCATCACTTGGAGATGACTgggaaaatgtgtaaaaaatgtGTATGACTGTTAACCCTTCTGCGTGAAACAGCATTTACTAAACCTTGCACTGAATCTAGATACTTACTGTGCCCCAGAGCTCGCCATCTTTATTCATAGACAGGTATAGTCCAGTTTCAATGCCCTCGATTAGCACCACTCCAGGGCTCACAGCTTTCATCCGTAGCACACCTTTAGCAAGGTCACACACGTAGAGAGAAACATAAACCGGAGTATAAATTCGAGAGAGTTTGGTAACAACATTGTAGtattctgtgaaactgaaactTCTGATAATATCAGTAATTTTCAAGGGTAAATATttaggagaaagaaaatgtatgaCTGAAAAATGTTGGCAATTATTACATTTAGACGTAGCCAGTAACATTCCTTACGGCTTCTGATAACATTTCCATGTTGTGTCAAACAAACTGTAGCTGTTTGAAGTGTTCTGCTGAACTTaccctccagtgtgtgtgtgtgtgtgtgtgtgtatacatgaatGTATGTGCATGCTCTACATGGAATGGATATATTAGAACCATATTTGAAAGACTGTGTTGTTGACCTACCTTTTAACGTAGTTGAGTATGACACTTTTATTTCCCTATATTAACACGTTAATTACGGCGTGGTTATACATCATATATTCTGTCGACAACATTATTTATGTTTCATAATAAAACTTGAAAAGCTTGAATAGGCGTTGCCTATAATTCCAAACACATGTGAAAGATACAAAGAATCTTGTTCTTTAAGCATGATAAGAAGCTGTAGTGTACTATTCAGGACAAACATATTAGTGTGATCGTTTTATCAATACAATCCCTCTCTTAATGAGAATGACAGTATCAGTTTCCCTTATTCACAATTTAACATCCAACAGATAAATCCAtatccatacacatacacaaccctGTCACCTGCATAACTAAGTAATCGCCAcagctcaaaaaaaagaaaaaaaaaagattcctaTTCACCTTTTAAAATAGTAATTAGTTATGATCAGTTAGTAAGATTCATTTggttttttacatttatttttgacaggTTAGTACTCCGTATTTAAccttactgtaaatattttcatcTCTCGTGCCTCCTACAGCTCCATCGGGCAAAATTTGGAGATGATATCCACCGTTCATACAGTACAAGCGTATGAGCCTTTTATAATCTGGCACGTTGAAACCAAAAGTCTCATGTGCTTGCGAAAGCACCGTTATTTTCCCCTCCGTCATTCCAGAATGGTGTATCCAGAAGGCCTATGCTAAAATACCAGTCTATTAGCTCACCGCAGTCTGTCCAGTATACTAGCTTGGCCGGTATTCCTGCGGTTGGTGAACCACCTAATCGCGTTTTGGGCTTTGTAGTTAGC from Chanos chanos chromosome 2, fChaCha1.1, whole genome shotgun sequence includes these protein-coding regions:
- the gnpda1 gene encoding glucosamine-6-phosphate isomerase 1 isoform X1: MKLVILNDYDQTSDWAAKYIRNRIILFKPGPDKFFTLGLPTGSTPLGCYKKLIEFYKKGEISFQYVKTFNMDEYVGLPRDHPESYHSFMWNNFFKHIDIRPENTHILDGNAPDLQAECQAFEDKIKAAGGIELFVGGIGPDGHIAFNEPGSSLVSRTRVKTLAMDTILANARFFDGDLSKVPTMALTVGVGTVMDAREVMILITGAHKAFALYKAIEEGVNHMWTVSAFQQHPQTIFVCDEDATLELRVKTVKYFKGMMHVHNKLVKDF
- the gnpda1 gene encoding glucosamine-6-phosphate isomerase 1 isoform X2; translation: MKLVILNDYDQTSDWAAKYIRNRIILFKPGPDKFFTLGLPTGLPRDHPESYHSFMWNNFFKHIDIRPENTHILDGNAPDLQAECQAFEDKIKAAGGIELFVGGIGPDGHIAFNEPGSSLVSRTRVKTLAMDTILANARFFDGDLSKVPTMALTVGVGTVMDAREVMILITGAHKAFALYKAIEEGVNHMWTVSAFQQHPQTIFVCDEDATLELRVKTVKYFKGMMHVHNKLVKDF
- the fgf1a gene encoding putative fibroblast growth factor 1 gives rise to the protein MTEGKITVLSQAHETFGFNVPDYKRLIRLYCMNGGYHLQILPDGAVGGTRDENIYSVLRMKAVSPGVVLIEGIETGLYLSMNKDGELWGTSSPSDECYFLEKIEENHYNTYQSQKYNENWYVGIKKNGRPKHGPRTHVGQKAIFFLPRQVESVKE
- the ndfip1 gene encoding NEDD4 family-interacting protein 1: MAEQRNGYHQLTNEEETGEVPQEATDAPPPYHSIASDNAAYPNYKDDGVFPSPPSYNVATSLPSYDEAERTKVESTVPLVTAGEDDFVARDDFDDADQLRVGNDGVFMLTFFMAFLFNWIGFFLSFCLTTSAAGRYGAISGFGLSLVKWILIVRFSTYFPGYFDGQYWLWWVFLVLGFLLFFRGFINYSKVRKMADASFSTLPRTRVLFIY